In Paracoccus aminophilus JCM 7686, a single window of DNA contains:
- a CDS encoding RcnB family protein, translated as MVTRKLASLSVISASFLAIMAAPVLARENGPHLQPGECRTVYVDRRGKEVEQRSADHREVRCAPGHTKGPSYGPGHSKGEHHSKHSHQAPTKQGWKVGERYGGQGERVDYRKHHLSPPGKGQIWVKSGERFLLVNQKNGKIAAVAHLPRMR; from the coding sequence ATGGTGACACGCAAACTGGCCTCTCTCTCTGTGATCTCAGCGAGCTTTCTGGCGATCATGGCCGCGCCGGTGCTTGCGCGAGAGAACGGCCCGCACCTTCAGCCGGGGGAATGCCGCACGGTCTATGTCGATCGCCGTGGCAAAGAGGTCGAGCAGCGCTCTGCCGATCACCGCGAGGTGAGATGCGCGCCGGGCCATACCAAGGGCCCGAGCTACGGCCCAGGTCATAGCAAGGGCGAGCATCATTCCAAGCACAGCCATCAGGCGCCCACTAAGCAGGGCTGGAAGGTGGGCGAGCGCTATGGCGGGCAGGGCGAACGGGTCGATTACCGCAAACATCACCTCTCGCCGCCAGGCAAGGGCCAGATCTGGGTGAAGTCGGGCGAGCGTTTCCTTTTGGTTAACCAAAAAAACGGCAAGATCGCCGCCGTCGCCCATCTGCCGCGCATGCGCTGA
- a CDS encoding response regulator, producing the protein MTSPPHILVVDDDPEIRSLLARYLGAQGFRVSVAADRRECEARIADSAPDLLVLDVMLPDGSGLEICRGLQERRRLPVILLTALKEDVDRIIGLEIGADDYLGKPFNPRELTARIKAVLRRTSGTEAPAEELRHYAFAGFDVIPEQRRVTRADGSEIDLTGAEFDLLKVFLERPGRLLSRDQLLDLTQGRDRDPLDRSIDVLMSRLRRKLGETEPGAIFKTVRNGGYQLAVPVQARQPGGAR; encoded by the coding sequence ATGACCAGCCCGCCGCATATCCTCGTCGTCGATGACGATCCCGAAATCCGCTCGCTGCTTGCCCGTTATCTGGGCGCGCAGGGCTTTCGCGTCTCGGTCGCGGCGGATCGGCGCGAATGCGAGGCGCGCATTGCCGATAGTGCGCCCGATCTTCTGGTCCTTGACGTGATGCTGCCCGATGGCTCGGGGCTCGAGATCTGCCGCGGCCTTCAGGAACGGCGGCGGCTGCCGGTGATCTTGCTCACCGCGCTCAAGGAGGATGTCGACCGTATCATCGGGCTGGAAATCGGCGCCGATGATTATCTCGGCAAACCCTTCAACCCGCGCGAGCTGACCGCGCGCATCAAGGCGGTGCTGCGCCGCACCAGCGGGACCGAGGCCCCGGCCGAGGAACTCCGCCATTACGCTTTCGCGGGCTTCGATGTCATCCCCGAACAACGCCGGGTGACGCGCGCCGACGGGTCCGAGATCGACCTGACCGGCGCCGAATTCGATCTGCTCAAGGTCTTTCTTGAACGGCCCGGCAGGCTTTTGTCGCGCGACCAGCTGCTTGATCTGACCCAAGGGCGCGACCGCGATCCGCTCGACCGTTCCATCGACGTGCTGATGAGCCGTCTGCGTCGCAAACTCGGCGAGACCGAACCCGGCGCGATTTTCAAGACCGTGCGCAATGGCGGCTATCAGCTCGCGGTGCCGGTGCAGGCGCGCCAGCCGGGGGGCGCGCGGTGA
- a CDS encoding ATP-binding protein — MNSLRNRLAAILILAIVSVVALATLAASRALTPPQPERALGPIAEQLTILARLARENRGAALSAGLDLRAEPAVGDQRSRLSQHLTEQLRAKGLATTAIVTRTENPPALIASIDLGAQGWLVSAFPDLRPPPGGWKIFAGWLVLITLGAGVVSIYAAMRVTGPLRLLEGAAQRIGADGTLPLLPETGPAETRATARALNQLSARLTSAMDSRMRLVAAAGHDLRTPMTRMRLRAEFIEDDEERAKWLSDLEELDTIADSAIRLVREEVNRDRQEPVRLDHLLREIAEELASLSQKVSVTSLAPVRVEAGPLALKRALRNLIANAATHGGGATILLEDAGGAARLVISDAGPGIPEALIEQVFEPFFRVDIARRKTVPGAGLGLAIAKEIIERFGGSIAISNRTPQGLNQIVTLPLA, encoded by the coding sequence GTGAATTCGCTGCGCAACCGCCTTGCCGCGATCCTGATCCTTGCCATTGTCTCGGTGGTGGCGCTGGCGACCTTGGCCGCAAGCCGCGCGCTGACCCCGCCCCAGCCCGAGCGCGCTTTGGGTCCGATCGCCGAGCAACTGACCATTCTCGCTCGCCTCGCCCGTGAAAACCGGGGCGCGGCCCTGTCGGCGGGGCTTGATCTGCGCGCCGAGCCCGCCGTGGGCGATCAGCGCTCGCGACTGTCGCAGCATCTGACCGAGCAACTGCGCGCCAAGGGGTTGGCCACCACGGCCATCGTCACCCGCACCGAAAACCCGCCCGCGCTCATCGCCTCGATTGATCTGGGCGCGCAGGGGTGGCTGGTCTCGGCATTCCCAGATCTGCGCCCGCCGCCCGGAGGCTGGAAGATCTTTGCGGGCTGGCTTGTGCTGATCACGTTGGGGGCGGGCGTCGTCTCGATCTATGCCGCGATGCGGGTGACCGGGCCCCTGCGCCTTCTCGAAGGGGCCGCGCAACGGATTGGCGCCGATGGCACGCTGCCGCTCCTGCCCGAAACTGGTCCCGCCGAGACCCGCGCCACCGCCCGTGCGCTCAATCAGCTCTCGGCGCGGCTGACATCGGCCATGGACAGCCGGATGCGGCTGGTTGCTGCCGCGGGCCATGATCTGCGCACGCCGATGACGCGGATGCGGCTGCGCGCCGAATTCATCGAGGATGATGAGGAACGTGCCAAATGGCTTTCCGATCTCGAAGAGCTCGACACGATTGCCGACAGCGCCATTCGGCTGGTGCGCGAAGAGGTCAACCGCGACCGCCAAGAGCCTGTGCGCCTCGACCATCTTCTGCGCGAGATCGCCGAAGAGCTCGCCAGCCTCTCGCAAAAGGTCAGCGTCACAAGCCTTGCCCCGGTCCGGGTCGAGGCCGGGCCTTTGGCGCTTAAGCGCGCACTCCGCAATCTGATCGCCAATGCCGCGACCCATGGCGGCGGCGCGACGATCTTGCTGGAGGACGCGGGCGGCGCCGCGCGGCTGGTCATCAGTGATGCCGGGCCCGGCATTCCCGAGGCGCTGATCGAGCAGGTTTTCGAGCCCTTCTTCCGCGTCGATATCGCAAGGCGCAAGACCGTGCCGGGCGCGGGGCTTGGTCTTGCCATCGCCAAGGAGATCATCGAGCGCTTTGGCGGCAGCATCGCGATTTCGAACCGCACGCCGCAGGGGCTTAACCAGATCGTGACACTTCCGCTGGCATAA
- a CDS encoding MATE family efflux transporter, translated as MQTTTSLTTAPIGRTLLLFALPTLLSSMLQSANGSIDAVWVGRLLGEGALAATTNGNLVMFLLTAFIFGFGMAATILIGQAVGRRDIQGAREVVGTAIGAFIPISILISVIGWFLAPRVLLLLGTPAEIVPLADAFLRVTFLAMPAILMLTMLMMALRGSGDAITPLIFMGLAVVLDVVLNPVFILGLGPVPQMGIGGSAFATAIANFLALFAMLGYIYARDLPLRLRGAELRYLIPAPHILALLFSKGLPMGIQMIVVSSSMLTMMNMVNAEGVATAAAFGATQQLWTYVQMPAMALGAAVSTMAAQNIGAGRWDRVSQITRSGILFTVALTGALVVVLLFADRQAMAIFLGANSPAIPIGQHIGMLSTWGFIAFGITMVFFGTVRANGQVIWPVIILFISLYPIRIGFAYGLRPWLGTDALWLSFPAAMIATMLMATALYRHGGWRKMAPMTITAPETAAPNLATPSLAVTTEAAPPGSGLAPQTAHLSRESR; from the coding sequence ATGCAGACGACCACCTCCCTCACCACGGCGCCGATCGGACGGACGCTGCTTCTCTTTGCCTTGCCGACGCTGCTCTCGTCGATGCTGCAATCGGCGAATGGCTCGATCGACGCGGTCTGGGTCGGGCGGCTGTTGGGAGAGGGCGCGCTTGCGGCCACGACAAACGGCAATCTGGTGATGTTCCTGCTCACCGCCTTCATCTTCGGCTTCGGCATGGCCGCGACCATCCTGATCGGTCAAGCGGTCGGGCGGCGCGATATCCAAGGCGCGCGCGAAGTCGTGGGCACCGCGATTGGCGCCTTCATCCCGATCTCGATCCTGATCTCGGTGATCGGCTGGTTTCTCGCGCCGCGCGTGCTGCTTTTGCTGGGCACGCCCGCCGAGATCGTGCCGCTGGCCGATGCCTTCCTGCGCGTGACATTCCTGGCCATGCCCGCGATCTTGATGCTGACCATGTTGATGATGGCGCTGCGCGGCAGCGGCGATGCGATCACGCCGCTGATCTTCATGGGCCTTGCCGTGGTCCTTGACGTGGTGCTGAACCCGGTCTTCATCCTTGGTCTGGGGCCAGTGCCGCAGATGGGGATTGGCGGCTCGGCCTTTGCTACGGCAATTGCGAACTTTCTCGCGCTCTTTGCCATGCTCGGCTATATCTATGCCCGCGATTTGCCGCTGCGCCTTCGGGGCGCCGAGCTGCGCTATCTCATCCCTGCCCCGCATATCCTGGCGCTGCTCTTTTCCAAAGGGCTGCCGATGGGGATCCAGATGATCGTCGTCTCAAGCTCGATGCTGACGATGATGAATATGGTCAATGCGGAGGGCGTGGCGACGGCGGCGGCCTTTGGCGCGACGCAGCAGCTCTGGACCTATGTCCAGATGCCCGCCATGGCGCTGGGGGCTGCGGTCAGCACGATGGCCGCGCAAAATATCGGTGCGGGCCGCTGGGACCGGGTCAGCCAGATCACCCGCTCGGGCATTCTCTTCACGGTCGCGCTGACCGGCGCACTGGTCGTGGTCCTGCTCTTTGCCGACCGTCAGGCGATGGCGATCTTTCTGGGGGCGAACAGCCCCGCCATTCCGATCGGCCAGCATATCGGCATGCTTTCGACCTGGGGCTTCATCGCCTTCGGGATCACCATGGTTTTCTTCGGCACCGTGCGGGCGAATGGTCAGGTGATCTGGCCGGTGATCATCCTGTTCATCTCGCTCTATCCGATCCGCATCGGCTTTGCCTATGGGCTGCGCCCTTGGCTTGGGACCGATGCGCTTTGGCTGAGCTTTCCGGCGGCGATGATCGCGACGATGTTGATGGCAACTGCGCTCTATCGCCATGGCGGCTGGCGGAAGATGGCACCGATGACGATCACGGCGCCTGAAACCGCAGCGCCAAACCTTGCCACGCCGAGCCTTGCCGTCACGACCGAGGCCGCGCCTCCGGGCAGCGGATTGGCACCGCAGACCGCCCATCTCTCACGCGAGAGCCGCTGA
- a CDS encoding TIGR01459 family HAD-type hydrolase has translation MTRLIESLDEIATQYDYLFCDLWGCLHNGKAPYPAAVAALQRFRAGGGQVILMTNAPRPAQFVEAQLGRMGVPRDAWDLIVSSGDAAQDAMFAGAVGHKVWAIAPEKDDGFFTDIPGEWKDGPAIERVPLDQAEGIVVTGPFDELTDHPEDYRPQFLLAKTKGLKLLCANPDIVVDLGDRRIYCAGALAELYSAMGGESLYFGKPHPPIYDLARRKMNLRADARILAVGDGIGTDILGAAAEGIDALFVTGGLAADEFGPDVEHPEPAKLDHWLEIEGRNPEYAIGRLR, from the coding sequence ATGACCAGACTCATTGAATCGCTGGACGAGATCGCGACGCAATACGACTACCTGTTTTGCGACCTCTGGGGCTGTCTGCACAACGGCAAGGCGCCCTATCCGGCCGCCGTTGCCGCGCTTCAGCGCTTCCGCGCCGGGGGGGGGCAGGTGATCTTGATGACCAATGCGCCGCGTCCGGCGCAATTCGTCGAGGCGCAGCTTGGGCGCATGGGCGTGCCGCGCGATGCTTGGGACTTGATCGTCAGCTCGGGCGATGCGGCGCAGGATGCGATGTTTGCGGGCGCGGTCGGCCATAAGGTCTGGGCGATTGCACCGGAAAAGGATGACGGTTTCTTCACCGATATCCCGGGCGAGTGGAAAGACGGGCCGGCGATCGAGCGCGTGCCGCTCGATCAGGCCGAGGGCATTGTCGTGACTGGCCCCTTTGACGAGCTGACCGATCATCCCGAGGATTACCGCCCACAGTTCCTTTTGGCCAAGACCAAGGGGCTGAAGCTCCTTTGCGCCAATCCCGATATCGTCGTCGATCTGGGCGATCGCCGGATCTATTGCGCGGGGGCTCTCGCCGAGCTTTACAGCGCGATGGGCGGGGAATCGCTCTACTTCGGCAAGCCGCATCCGCCGATCTATGATCTCGCGCGGCGCAAGATGAACCTGCGCGCGGATGCCCGCATTCTTGCGGTGGGCGACGGGATCGGCACCGATATTCTGGGTGCGGCCGCCGAAGGGATCGACGCGCTTTTCGTCACTGGCGGGCTTGCCGCCGATGAGTTCGGCCCGGATGTCGAACATCCCGAGCCCGCGAAGCTCGACCATTGGCTCGAGATCGAGGGCCGCAATCCCGAATATGCGATCGGCCGTCTGCGCTAA